In Bacillota bacterium, a single window of DNA contains:
- a CDS encoding VUT family protein, translating to MERKFSALFVIVAGAFVATLLVANVVAGRLVSVAGLALPGGVVVFPLTYLFGDVLTEVYGFRRSRLVIWTGFAANLMAVLVYAA from the coding sequence ATGGAGCGCAAGTTCTCCGCCCTCTTCGTGATCGTGGCCGGCGCCTTCGTGGCCACGCTGCTCGTCGCCAACGTGGTCGCCGGCCGCCTGGTCAGCGTGGCCGGCCTCGCCCTGCCGGGCGGGGTGGTGGTCTTCCCGCTGACCTACCTCTTCGGCGACGTGCTGACCGAGGTCTACGGCTTCCGGCGCTCGCGCCTCGTCATCTGGACCGGCTTCGCCGCCAACCTGATGGCGGTGCTGGTCTACGCCGC
- a CDS encoding trypsin-like peptidase domain-containing protein — MDMWDPSRDDEARRTGDGAWQADGRLEGGAGEAFRPEADEPAPLQSPLQSPEVEEEPIPATSRPTRRRWRPRRAVAVAVVVALLVGLAGGAALGYFWVGHGGGGTAGLPPLTAASGGQAGGQAGLAATANTDVSSLATPVTRVYQAVGNAVVAIQSQSSSPFGTQSGLGSGFFIDTQGHIVTNYHVIEGADQLTVQLADGRTYSAHVVGTDPGNDLAVIQPDQAIPDITVAPLGDSDKVLVGELAIAIGNPFGYDHTVTAGIVSALGRTLPSGNQHSIAGMIQTDAAINPGNSGGPLLDANGEVIGINTAIEAPNGGRFSGGQAGNVGIGFAIPINTLKAEASQLLAGGQVQHAWLGISGMELTPQVASQYGLPVSSGVLVVETLPGSPARSAGLQAATVDPTTGQPDFSSADVITAVNGQKVTSAVQLSSLLDRVGVGRTATLTVVRGGRTLQIPVRLAAWPASLPG; from the coding sequence ATGGACATGTGGGATCCGTCGCGGGATGACGAGGCGCGCCGGACGGGCGACGGGGCCTGGCAGGCGGACGGCCGCCTGGAGGGCGGAGCCGGCGAGGCCTTCCGGCCGGAAGCCGACGAGCCCGCACCCCTGCAGTCGCCCCTGCAGTCGCCGGAGGTGGAAGAGGAGCCGATCCCGGCGACGAGCCGCCCGACGCGCCGCCGCTGGCGCCCCCGCCGGGCGGTGGCCGTGGCCGTGGTCGTCGCCCTGCTGGTCGGCCTGGCCGGCGGTGCCGCGCTGGGCTACTTCTGGGTCGGGCACGGCGGCGGCGGCACGGCGGGGCTTCCTCCCCTGACCGCCGCCAGCGGCGGGCAGGCCGGCGGACAGGCCGGTCTCGCCGCAACGGCCAACACCGACGTCTCCTCGCTGGCCACGCCGGTCACCCGCGTCTACCAGGCGGTGGGGAACGCGGTGGTGGCCATCCAGTCGCAGTCTTCGAGCCCGTTCGGCACGCAGAGCGGCCTGGGCTCCGGCTTCTTCATCGACACGCAGGGCCATATCGTCACCAACTACCACGTCATCGAGGGGGCCGACCAGCTGACGGTCCAGCTGGCCGACGGCCGCACCTATTCGGCGCACGTGGTCGGCACCGACCCCGGCAACGACCTGGCCGTCATCCAGCCGGACCAGGCGATCCCGGACATCACGGTGGCTCCCCTGGGTGACTCGGACAAGGTGCTGGTGGGCGAGCTGGCCATCGCCATCGGCAATCCGTTCGGCTACGACCACACGGTGACGGCGGGCATCGTCAGCGCGCTGGGGCGGACGCTGCCCTCCGGCAACCAGCACTCCATCGCCGGCATGATCCAGACCGACGCCGCCATCAACCCGGGCAACTCGGGCGGCCCGCTCCTGGACGCCAACGGCGAGGTGATCGGCATCAACACCGCCATCGAGGCGCCCAACGGCGGGCGCTTCAGCGGCGGCCAGGCGGGCAACGTGGGCATCGGCTTCGCCATCCCCATCAACACCCTCAAGGCGGAGGCGAGCCAGCTGCTCGCCGGCGGGCAGGTGCAGCACGCCTGGCTGGGCATCAGCGGGATGGAGCTGACGCCCCAGGTGGCCTCGCAGTACGGCCTCCCCGTCAGCTCGGGCGTGCTGGTGGTGGAGACGCTGCCCGGCAGCCCCGCGCGCAGCGCCGGCCTGCAGGCGGCGACGGTCGACCCGACCACCGGCCAGCCGGACTTCTCCTCGGCCGACGTCATCACCGCGGTCAACGGCCAGAAGGTCACCTCGGCGGTCCAGCTCTCCTCGCTGCTCGACCGGGTGGGGGTGGGCCGGACGGCCACGCTGACCGTGGTGCGGGGCGGTCGCACGCTCCAGATCCCGGTCCGCCTGGCCGCCTGGCCGGCCAGCCTGCCGGGCTGA
- a CDS encoding enoyl-CoA hydratase/isomerase family protein, giving the protein MAEAEPLRLEIRQGVALLTLDRPERRNALSSTLWNLLTDFWEQVDRDDRIRVVVLTGAGERAFCAGMDLKEQAELSARGEDLLARVRDPLMRRMLEVRKPVLAAVNGVAAGGGFLLVQNADLRLASEEATFAIAEARVGRGSPWAVPLLGQLPLAVALELAMTGEPLPARRLYELGFVNRLLPPARLLEGALELAERIAANAPLSVLAAKRALREAMSLGLKAGLDRAAELYRVVYASADAVEGPRAFAERRPPRWSAAWRWPGEER; this is encoded by the coding sequence ATGGCTGAGGCGGAGCCGCTCAGGTTGGAGATCCGCCAGGGGGTGGCGCTCCTCACCCTGGACCGGCCGGAGCGCAGGAACGCCCTCTCGAGCACGCTCTGGAACCTGCTCACCGACTTCTGGGAGCAGGTGGACCGCGACGACCGCATCCGCGTGGTGGTCCTGACCGGCGCCGGCGAGCGGGCCTTCTGCGCCGGCATGGACCTGAAGGAGCAGGCCGAGCTGAGCGCGCGCGGCGAGGACCTCTTGGCGCGGGTGCGCGACCCGCTGATGCGGCGCATGCTGGAGGTGCGGAAGCCCGTCCTGGCGGCGGTCAACGGCGTCGCCGCGGGGGGCGGCTTCCTCTTGGTGCAGAACGCCGACTTGCGCCTGGCCAGCGAGGAGGCCACCTTCGCCATCGCCGAGGCCAGGGTGGGGCGCGGTTCGCCCTGGGCGGTGCCGCTCCTCGGCCAGCTGCCGCTGGCGGTGGCGCTGGAGCTGGCCATGACCGGCGAGCCGCTGCCCGCGCGGCGTCTCTACGAGCTGGGCTTTGTCAACCGCCTCCTGCCGCCCGCCCGCCTGCTGGAGGGAGCGCTCGAGCTGGCGGAGCGCATCGCCGCCAACGCGCCGCTCAGCGTCCTCGCCGCCAAGCGCGCGCTGCGCGAGGCCATGAGCCTGGGCCTCAAGGCCGGCCTCGACCGTGCGGCCGAGCTGTACCGGGTCGTCTACGCCAGCGCCGATGCCGTGGAGGGACCGCGCGCCTTCGCCGAGCGGCGGCCGCCGCGCTGGAGCGCCGCCTGGCGCTGGCCCGGCGAGGAGCGCTGA